The Drechmeria coniospora strain ARSEF 6962 chromosome 02, whole genome shotgun sequence genome has a segment encoding these proteins:
- a CDS encoding phosphoglycerate mutase family protein: MPPSTGQPSSRSSSRPIHIVYLLDDQSPTPPLAQSHTCARVSTVAFRRRPSTGESPSETSTKLDAPLEPREANPAERMTPRVFIVRHGETEWSLSGKHTGRTDIPLTANGEKRILATGRALVGDDRLIVPRKLAHVYVSPRKRAQRTFELLNLAHAGELPWKRHGDTPSHGLECGAGVEVTEDIREWDYGAYEGITSPEIRKTRKDQGYQGTWDIWRDGCPGGESPEQITQRLDRLIAEIREKWHKPVIGRKEAGNGDVLIVAHGHILRAFAMRWVGKTLQDGPTFLLDTGGVGTLSYEHENIEEPAIILGGGFVVDIPEHGVQQAQ; the protein is encoded by the exons ATGCCACCTTCAACTGGCCAACCGTCTTCTCGCTCCAGCTCCCGTCCGATTCACATCGTCTACCTTCTCGACGACCAAtccccaaccccccccctggcgCAGTCTCACACCTGCGCTCGTGTCTCTACTGTCGccttccgtcgtcggccgtcgaccggAGAGTCACCTTCCGAGACATCGACAAAGCTAGACGCTCCGCTCGAACCCCGAGAGGCAAATCCAGCCGAGAGGATGACGCCTCGCGTCTTCATCGTCCGGCACGGCGAGACGGAGTGGTCCCTGAGCGGAAAGCACACGGGCCGCACCGACATTCCCTTGACGGCAAATGGCGAGAAGCGAATCCTCGCGACTGGCAgggccctcgtcggcgacgaccgtCTCATCGTTCCCCGAAAGCTCGCCCACGT CTACGTGTCTCCTCGAAAGCGAGCCCAGCGCACCTTTGAGCTGCTCAACCTCGCTCACGCTGGCGAACTGCCCTGGAAACGCCACGGCGACACCCCCAGCCACGGCCTCGAGTGtggtgccggcgtcgaggtcacCGAGGACATCCGTGAGTGGGACTATGGTGCATATGAAGGTATCACGAGCCCGGAGATTCGGAAGACCAGAAAGGACCAGGGCTACCAAGGAACCTGGGACATTTGGCGCGACGGATGCCCCGGTGGAGA GAGCCCAGAACAGATCACCCAACGGCTGGACAGACTCATTGCCGAGATTCGAGAAAAATGGCATAAACCAGTCATCGGTAGGAAAGAGGCAGGCAACGGTGACGTCTTGATTGTCGCACACGGCCACATCCTTCGTGCCTTTGCCATGCGCTGGGTTGGCAAGACGCTCCAGGATGGGCCTACATTTTTGCTCGACACCGGCGGTGTCGGCACCCTCAG CTACGAGCATGAGAACATTGAGGAGCCTGCCATCATTCTCGGGGGCGGCTTTGTCGTCGACATTCCGGAGCATGGGGTCCAGCAAGCGCAGTGA
- a CDS encoding ubiquitin carboxyl-terminal hydrolase 14 → MYSVPDEQETPGTINVTQEPFPPTVASIISSNNEASILPSPPTFTFSKPRLTSDAVHRRILPHGFAHDGIDIRFGHPLLSAPIVVMYDVEVEASSTGEDFKLQLFSLTNVEPERQKILIKGGQLKDDADMSKLGLKAGQSIMMIGTAGDSQLVRPKEPIKFVEDMTEAEQAQQAGATPAGLVNLGNTCYLNSTLQTLRSIPELQTALAKYDPAAGGMNVTLSRADLSAQLARLYVEMGQTQDALPPVNFLDVLRLNFPQFAERAKSNNMYAQQDAEEAWSQIVQTLGDKVTVKGSTDGAPAVSFVDKYMSGAFSSMMECDEAEARNGGETAIASSDGFSKLNCHIDSSTNHLRDGILAALSEKLEKKSEVLGRDASYTKTSKISRVPKYLTVHFVRFFWKRETQKKAKIMRKVTFPQELDIVEFCSDELKKQLVPVRDKVREIRKDEEDIERARKRRKKNNHEDLDDVAGGSGLPSEKEKKEKEEKMAQKAQNRGETKAAADGDVVMEETFKTDAEIDAEKDAALLAAKKELNAIIDADLRNDDGANQSGLYELRGVVTHQGASADSGHYTAYIKKTAPVDPVTGRTGEEDGKWWWFNDEKVSEVTVDKVEALAGGGESHSALILLYRAIPLPMADGTMK, encoded by the exons atgtactccgttcctGACGAGCAGGAAACCCCAGGCACCATCAATGTGACGCAGGAGCCGTTCCCCCCCACAGTTGCTTCGATCATCTCCTCAAACAACGAGGCATCCATTTTGCCCTCTCCCCCAACTTTCACCTTTTCAAAGCCGCGTCTGACTTCCGACGCCGTGCATCGCCGAATACTGCC CCACGGATTCGCCCATGATGGCATCGATATCAGGTTCGGCCATCCCCTCCTTTCCGCACCCATCGTTGTCATG TATGACGTCGAAGTCGAAGCCTCGTCGACTGGCGAAGATTTCAAGCTGCAGCTTTTCAGCCTCACCAATGTTGAACCGGAGAGACAGAAGATTCTCATCAAGGGCGGGCAGCTCAAGGATGACGCCGACATGAGCAAGCTCGGTCTCAAGGCCGGACAGTCCATCATGATGATTGGTACCGCTGGCGACTCTCAACTCGTCCGTCCCAAGGAACCGATCAAGTTTGTCGAGGACATGACCGAGGCAGAGCAAGCCCAGCAGGCCGGCGCCACcccggccggcctcgtcaaCCTGGGCAACACGTGCTACCTGAATTCGACACTCCAAACGCTGCGCTCGATTCCCGAGCTTCAGACGGCGCTGGCCAAGTATGATCCTGCGGCGGGCGGGATGAACGTCACCTTGTCGCGCGCGGATCTGTCGGCCCAGCTGGCCCGGCTCTACGTCGAGATGGGACAGACGCAAGACGCGCTGCCGCCCGTGAacttcctcgacgtcctTCGTCTCAACTTTCCCCAGTTTGCGGAAAGGGCCAAGTCGAACAACATGTACGCCCagcaggatgccgaggaaGCGTGGAGTCAGATTGTGCAGACGCTGGGGGACAAGGTCACGGTCAAGggctcgaccgacggcgcTCCGGCGGTCTCGTTCGtcgacaagtacatgtccggTGCGttctcgtcgatgatggaatgcgacgaagccgaggcaCGCAACGGCGGCGAAACGGCGATTGCGTCGAGTGATGGCTTCTCCAAGCTCAACTGCCACATCGACAGCTCCACCAACCACCTGAGggacggcatcctcgccgcatTGAGCGAGAAGCTGGAGAAGAAGTCGGAGgtgctcggccgcgacgcgaGCTACACGAAAACATCCAAGATCTCGCGCGTGCCCAAGTACCTGACGGTGCATTTCGTACGCTTCTTCTGGAAGCGAGAGACGCAGAAAAAGGCCAAGATCATGCGAAAGGTCACGTTCCCGCAAGAGCTGGATATTGTCGAGTTTTGCTCGGATGAGCTGAAGAAGCAGCTGGTGCCGGTGCGCGACAAGGTCCGTGAGATCcggaaggacgaggaggacatTGAGCGCGCGCGCAAGCGCCGGAAGAAGAACAACCACGAGGAcctcgatgacgtcgccggcggctccggcctgccgtcggagaaggagaagaaggagaaggaggaaaAGATGGCGCAGAAGGCGCAGAACAGGGGCGAgaccaaggcggcggcggatggcgacgtcgtcatggAGGAGACGTTCAAGACGGATGCCGAGATTGACGCCGAGAAGGATGCCGCTCTGctcgcggccaagaaggagctcaacgccatcatcgatgccgaccttcgcaacgacgacggcgcgaaCCAGTCGGGCCTGTACGAGCTGCGCGGCGTCGTGACGCACCAGGGCGCCAGCGCCGACAGCGGTCACTACACGGCATACATCAAGAAGACGGCGCCCGTGGATCCCGTGACGGGCCggacgggcgaggaggacggcaagTGGTGGTGGTTCAACGACGAAAAGGTGTCGGAGGTGACGGTCGACAAGGTGGAGGCGCTGGCGGGTGGTGGCGAGTCGCACTCGGCCTTGATCCTGCTGTACCGGGCGATTCCGCTGCCCATGGCGGACGGGACGATGAAGTAG